The Hemibagrus wyckioides isolate EC202008001 linkage group LG25, SWU_Hwy_1.0, whole genome shotgun sequence genome has a segment encoding these proteins:
- the mgat2 gene encoding alpha-1,6-mannosyl-glycoprotein 2-beta-N-acetylglucosaminyltransferase encodes MRFRIYKRKVVILTLVVVICGFAVWSSGKQKRGSPVFPKEVEAVKKSSISSLGQVTASVTRKPVNDTLPEKPVIPKPMTDNSTLVYRGIVFQINFDQTLKNEEKFRSIRQKDDLVVVVQVHNRPEYLRLLVESLRKAKGIENVLLIFSHDFWSPEINNIISSIDFCLVLQIFFPFSIQLYPHEFPGNDPRDCPRDISKKDALKLGCINAEYPDSFGHYREAKFSQTKHHWWWKLHFVWDRVRVLKDHKGLVLLIEEDHYLAPDFYHLLKLMTSLKKEQCADCDIISLGSYGHIGYASKANRVEVKVWKSTEHNMGMAMDRNTYQKLIKCTEAFCTYDDYNWDWSLQHLTVNCLPTFWKVMVSEAPRIFHAGDCGMHHQKTTCMPSNQKRKIESILQSSTNQLFPKNLLITKRLPASGAGGVAPHVKNGGWGDIRDHELCKSYLRLQ; translated from the coding sequence ATGAGATTCCGAATCTACAAGAGGAAAGTGGTGATCCTGACTCTGGTGGTCGTGATCTGTGGATTTGCCGTTTGGAGCAGTgggaaacagaaaagaggaagtCCGGTTTTTCCGAAGGAAGTGGAGGCTGTTAAAAAGAGCAGCATTAGCAGTTTGGGGCAGGTCACAGCATCAGTAACCCGAAAACCAGTCAATGACACGCTTCCAGAAAAACCAGTTATACCCAAACCCATGACAGATAATTCTACTCTGGTATACAGGGGGATTGTGTTCCAAATCAACTTTGACCAGACGTTAAAGAATGAAGAGAAGTTCAGGTCAATACGCCAGAAAGATGACCTAGTAGTAGTTGTTCAGGTTCATAACCGTCCAGAGTACCTGAGGCTGCTTGTAGAAAGCTTGAGAAAAGCAAAAGGAATTGAGAATGTCCTACTTATTTTCAGCCATGATTTCTGGTCTCCAGAGATCAACAACATCATTTCATCCATTGACTTCTGCCTTGTCCTTCAGATATTCTTTCCCTTTAGCATCCAACTGTATCCTCATGAGTTTCCAGGGAATGACCCTAGAGACTGCCCCAGAGACATTTCCAAGAAAGACGCCTTAAAACTCGGCTGCATTAATGCAGAGTACCCTGACTCTTTTGGCCATTACCGTGAGGCCAAATTTTCCCAAACCAAACACCACTGGTGGTGGAAATTACATTTTGTGTGGGACAGGGTCCGTGTGCTGAAGGATCACAAAGGATTGGTGCTTCTCATCGAGGAGGACCACTACTTAGCTCCAGACTTCTACCATCTTCTCAAGCTGATGACCTCACTAAAGAAAGAGCAGTGTGCTGACTGTGACATCATTTCACTCGGGAGCTACGGGCACATCGGCTATGCCAGCAAAGCCAACCGTGTAGAGGTGAAGGTCTGGAAATCCACCGAGCACAACATGGGCATGGCCATGGACAGGAATACGTACCAAAAACTCATCAAGTGCACAGAAGCATTCTGCACCTACGACGACTACAACTGGGACTGGTCCCTTCAGCACCTAACTGTGAACTGTCTGCCCACTTTCTGGAAGGTCATGGTGAGTGAAGCTCCCCGTATCTTCCATGCTGGGGATTGTGGCATGCACCATCAGAAGACCACTTGTATGCCCAGTAATCagaagagaaagatagaaagcaTACTACAGAGCAGCACAAACCAGCTGTTCCCAAAAAATCTGCTCATCACAAAGAGACTGCCTGCATCTGGGGCTGGTGGAGTAGCCCCTCATGTCAAAAATGGAGGCTGGGGTGATATCAGGGACCATGAACTCTGCAAGAGCTATCTTCGGTTACAGTGA